The window AAAATGCTAGCTATGTAAACACCGGCAGTAGCGTAGACGAAAAAATGTATTTTACTGCTACCAAAAAGAGAGATTTAAGATTTTATTCTTCTATTCTATATGATGGTTGTACCTATTTTAACGATCAGGTTAAAGTATATTTTAGAAGAGATGGTAATGTTAGCAACGCCAACAGTAAAATAAACGAAGGTTCTCAGGCAGAGTATGGTTACGTAGCTGGAAACACAGAGAATTATAACTCTTCTACTGGGTATGGCATGTTGAAATACTTTTATACCCATGTTTTAAGTGTGCCAAGTCCTGGCGATCAAAAATTAGATTATTGTTATAGCGTACTGAGATATGGAGAGGCCTATTTAAATATGGCAGAGGCCTATTTAATGAAAGGTGATTTAATAAATGCTAAAAAATATATGGTTCCGACGATGGTTAAACATGGTGGATTTGATGAGGCACAAGCCAACGCCTATTTGGCTCCCTTATCGGGCAATGTTTGGGGAAATACTTTATTTGAGGCATATAAAAGAGAAAGAAATGTAGAAATGGTATACGAAAACAATGATCGCTACTGGTCTTTGTTGAGATGGGGCATGCGTACCAGTGGTGGTGTTAAAAACGGAGAATATGCAACCGGAGGCTATATTATACCCGATTTAACAGGTCCGCTGCGAGGTATTCGAATTGCCCGAGATGGCAACAGCTATAGCTTTTTTACTGATAACAATGTGGTTGGTGAAGCTAAATTTACTGCCAAACGTTATTTATTGCCAATAAATGAAACATTCAGGTTAAAATCTGGTGTTGCACAAAATCCAGGATGGGATTGATTTTGAAACAAATTAATGAGAAAAAGATGAAAAAGATTATAAAATCGTTTTTAAGTATAATTGCACTTGTAGTTATTTCAGTATCTACCGGATGTCTAAAGCGTGGGATGGAAGATTTAAAAAATTCCAATCAAAATACATTGTCTACAGTAGATTACACCTACAGATTTTTATATGATGATGTGATAAAAGAAGGAACTCCTAATCAGGAAAACTTAAAGGATCGCGTTTGCGAAGTTGTATTTAAAAAAGTAAGTACACCAATAACTGTTAACGGCAAAACTGGTTTTAGTACAATACTTACCTATGATGCAAATTCGGTACTGAAAGCCGGCCCTACCGGTAAGGTAACCAAAGCAGATTTGTATGCAAAGTTTCAAACTTTAATAGCAAACGACCAATTGAATAAGTTATGGGTCTACATTACTGTTCCAGACGCATCTATGGTAACGCCTTTGGAAGATGCTCCAAAACTTGGAACACCTGCAGATTTCTCAAAAGATCGTTATTACCGTGTTACTGCTGCAGATGGCTCTTCAAAAGATTATGTGATAAGAACAATTAAAGGTTTCTAAGAGGAACTTTTACAGTCCCTAAAAAAGACACTTTTAAACGCTAGTATTTTAAAAAACTATATCCAGCGAAAAATAAAAGCCTTATAGACTTAGATAGTTAGTTAGTGAACGGGGCCCAGCAGTGGATACTGCCTGGGCCCTTTTAGTATAAGTGAAATACTTTTTAATAATCCCATATTGCAGTTTTACGCTACAGAACTATCTTTTACTACAACAGAAGTGCCTTTGAGTATCTCCGGGTGTATTAGCAAGGTACGGAACGACATTTTAGTACTTCGGAGTGTATTTTTTCTACTTCCGAAGTACTTTTAAATAGCAGCTGGGAGAGTTTTAAGTTATGGGCCTATTTAACGGATGTTAATAACCAATAACTTATGCGAATTAAAAGAAGAGTATATTAAAAAACAAGGTAATGGCAAGCACAATCATGCCCAGATATAGCGGATTAGTATACCAGGTTTTGCTTTTTAAATCTTGTTTAGGTGTTAAACTATACACCAGGCCAACCAGTTCTTTTTCATCTTTTGCTTTGGTAAATAAGCTGATGGCAATGGTAAACAACATACACACAATAAAGGAGATTGATGCAATGGTAAAGGCTTGCCCGGTTGCGGAATAAAAATCGAACGCATGAAACAGCCAGCCTCCTTTGCCCTCGGCAACTGATAAACCATGGGTTACAGCCGCAGCAACTGTACCTAATAGCAAGCCCCAGAATGCGCCATGGCCAGTGCTACGTTTCCAGAACATGCCTAAAAAGAAAGTGGCAAATAACGGCGCATTAACGAAACTGAATACGAGCTGCAACAAATCCATAATACTATTAAAGCCCCGGGCTACGTAAGCTGTGGCAATAGAAATCAGGATGCCGGCAATAGTAGTAGCCTTGCCTACCATTAAATAGTGCCGGTCTGAAGCATTCTTTTTGATGTGTGTTTGGTAGATATCGTAAGTAAATACGGTATTAAAAGCGGTAACGTTACCAGCCATGCCACTCATAAAAGAAGCAATTAAAGCAGTAATGCCCAGGCCAAGTAAACCTGTGGGATAAAGCTTTTGTAAGAGTAAAGGCAGTACCATATTGTAATCTTTATCGCCGTTTACATTTACCGGCAACTCAAAACCGCTGTACTGACCTTGCAGGGCCAGCAAAATAATACCGGGAAGAATTACAATGGCAGGCATTAATATTTTAGGGAAGGCAGCCAAAACAGGTGTACGCTGCGCTTCGTTCAGGTTTCGGGTGGCCATGGCGCGCTGTACTACTAAAAAATCGGTACA is drawn from Pedobacter sp. HDW13 and contains these coding sequences:
- a CDS encoding sodium:solute symporter family protein, producing the protein MKLEFFDYLIIAIYFILVMGIGLVLKKKIKTGNDFLLSSHNIPLWITCLAFISANLGAQEVLGMAANGAKYGLYTMHFYWLGAALAMIFLGVYMMPFYYGSKARSVPEYLKLRFDEKTRTFNALTFAAMTVFSSGVSLYALAMLMKVILGWDFDLSIWLAAGVVLIYTFSGGLTGAIYNEVLQFFLIIIGIAPLVYIGLDKAGGIDGILQHVDAAKLHVWKGLDSTANNPMGVDAFSMVFGLGFVLAFGYWCTDFLVVQRAMATRNLNEAQRTPVLAAFPKILMPAIVILPGIILLALQGQYSGFELPVNVNGDKDYNMVLPLLLQKLYPTGLLGLGITALIASFMSGMAGNVTAFNTVFTYDIYQTHIKKNASDRHYLMVGKATTIAGILISIATAYVARGFNSIMDLLQLVFSFVNAPLFATFFLGMFWKRSTGHGAFWGLLLGTVAAAVTHGLSVAEGKGGWLFHAFDFYSATGQAFTIASISFIVCMLFTIAISLFTKAKDEKELVGLVYSLTPKQDLKSKTWYTNPLYLGMIVLAITLFFNILFF